The Cloeon dipterum chromosome X, ieCloDipt1.1, whole genome shotgun sequence genome includes a window with the following:
- the LOC135946785 gene encoding uncharacterized protein LOC135946785 produces the protein MLRGLTCCLVLSLAASAAASTTLEELAGYAPCLRAPSPWPCIKEKALALFDKVLLTDKVEMANGLVVERNPEERSFHFDASDELNMPEETSARERRLDELLLKRVVTFFQTRSVTFNPEQFTDGRLFKKKIKKFVIPLLLIKLGLSLMATKALVIGKIALALTIFVMIRDFIEERKEKQHETFEVYAKHPSDDDYHRYDASSPVQATVSGFYPSNKGRLFQDAHDAAYHAQRPTTSS, from the exons ATGCTCCGCGGGCTGACCTGTTGCCTAGTGCTCTCGCTGGCCGCCTCCGCTGCCGCCTCCACCACCCTCGAGGAGCTCGCCGGCTACGCACCATGCCTCCGCGCCCCCAGCCCCTGGCCTTGCATCAAGGAGAAGGCTCTCGCCCTCTTCGACAAG GTCTTGCTGACAGACAAGGTGGAGATGGCGAACGGGCTTGTAGTTGAGAGGAACCCTGAAGAAAGGTCATTCCACTTTGACGCCTCCGACGAGCTCAACATGCCTGAGGAGACGTCAGCGAGGGAAAGACGCTTGGACGAGTTGCTCCTCAAGAGAGTGGTCACTTTCTTCCAGACCAGAAGCGTCACTTTCAACCCCGAGCAATTCACTGATG GTCGGCTCTTtaagaaaaagattaaaaaattcgtcaTTCCGCTGCTGCTGATCAAACTGGGACTGAGTCTGATGGCGACTAAGGCGCTGGTGATCGGAAAAATCGCGCTCGCGCTTACCATCTTCGTGATGATCCGCGACTTTATTGAAGAGCGCAAAGAGAAGCAGCACGAGACGTTCGAGGTGTATGCAAAGCACCCAAGCGATGACGATTACCATCGTTATGACGCGTCCAGCCCCGTCCAAGCGACGGTCAGCGGCTTTTACCCCTCAAATAAGGGACGTCTTTTTCAGGACGCACATGACGCCGCCTACCACGCACAGAGGCCGACTACATCGTCATGA